DNA from Gemmatimonadota bacterium:
ACAGCTTTTATGGATCGCAGTCCAGAGAAGCAATGCGTGAAGCCTTTGACAGAGGCGGAATACTCGTTTGCGACTTGGTTTACGCGGAGCTCGTACCGACTTTCAAGGACCGGGACACCCTGGATGGCGCCTTGCGAGAGTTAGGAGCGAGATCGTCCCCCATCGATACGGAAATTGCTTTCGAAGCGGGGTTGCGCTGGATGCGGTACCGGCAGGCGGGGGGACCCAGGGATCGGATCATCACAGACTTCCT
Protein-coding regions in this window:
- a CDS encoding type II toxin-antitoxin system VapC family toxin, giving the protein MITAVDTNILLDVFHSDSFYGSQSREAMREAFDRGGILVCDLVYAELVPTFKDRDTLDGALRELGARSSPIDTEIAFEAGLRWMRYRQAGGPRDRIITDFLIGAHAMVSADAFLTRDRGFYETYFPELSKN